In a single window of the Elaeis guineensis isolate ETL-2024a chromosome 4, EG11, whole genome shotgun sequence genome:
- the LOC105044075 gene encoding trans-resveratrol di-O-methyltransferase — MESLDGECQSLELLKAQAHAWNHIFSFINSMSLKCAVELGIADIIHAHGKPISLLELATKLSIPPTRNNDLRRLMRLLVFSGFFARERDGNSHDHDEELYIPTTMSALLVNQKDVNVSSFALVMLDQMFLHPWYHLSSWLKQDMLPATPFEAAHGKGVWEATSQSPAFNSLLNEGMASDARFVAKVVVEECGEIFRGLSSLVDVGGGTGTMARAIADAYPHVKCTVLDLPQVVASSEAGETVQLVAGDMFQYVPPADAVLLKWVLHDWSDEECVKILKRCKEAVPSKEKGGKVIIIEMVVDLDIGFPELAETQLLFDMHMMVQTTGKQRNKCEWKKIFIDAGFTDYKITPALGLRSIIEVYH, encoded by the exons ATGGAATCCTTGGATGGAGAATGTCAATCTTTGGAGCTCCTGAAAGCTCAAGCCCATGCATGGAACCACATATTTAGCTTCATAAACTCCATGTCCCTCAAGTGTGCCGTGGAGCTCGGCATAGCTGACATCATCCACGCCCATGGCAAGCCAATCTCCCTCCTTGAACTAGCAACCAAACTATCCATACCCCCCACCAGAAACAACGACCTGCGCCGCCTCATGCGCCTCTTGGTGTTCTCGGGATTCTTCGCTCGGGAGCGAGATGGAAACAGTCACGACCACGACGAAGAGCTGTACATCCCCACCACCATGTCTGCTCTCCTTGTCAATCAGAAAGATGTGAACGTCTCGTCCTTCGCTCTCGTAATGCTGGACCAAATGTTCCTACACCCATGGTATCACCTCAGTAGTTGGCTCAAGCAAGATATGCTGCCGGCCACTCCCTTTGAGGCGGCACATGGGAAGGGTGTTTGGGAGGCCACCAGCCAAAGCCCGGCCTTCAACAGTTTGCTGAACGAGGGAATGGCAAGCGACGCTCGGTTCGTGGCCAAAGTGGTTGTGGAGGAGTGCGGCGAGATCTTCCGGGGCCTGAGCTCGCTGGTGGATGTTGGTGGAGGGACGGGCACGATGGCACGTGCCATCGCCGATGCCTATCCACACGTGAAGTGCACCGTACTTGACCTCCCTCAGGTGGTAGCGAGCTCGGAAGCGGGCGAGACGGTCCAGCTTGTCGCGGGAGACATGTTTCAGTATGTTCCTCCTGCTGATGCGGTGCTGCTCAAG TGGGTGCTGCATGATTGGAGTGACGAGGAATGCGTGAAGATACTGAAAAGATGTAAGGAGGCTGTTCCATCTAAAGAAAAGGGAGGGAAGGTGATTATTATTGAAATGGTAGTCGACTTGGATATTGGATTTCCTGAGTTGGCCGAAACACAGCTGCTCTTTGATATGCACATGATGGTCCAAACCACAGGAAAGCAAAGGAATAAATgtgaatggaaaaaaattttcattgatgCAGGTTTTACCGACTACAAAATCACTCCAGCATTAGGCTTACGATCGATTATCGAGGTTTATCATTGA